The genomic region AGGTATTCCGTATTGGTTTTGCCTGGGTTCAATGCAGCATTTGGATCAAGCTCGAAGCTTTTGAACTGCAGCTTCACTTCATCACGGTGTGGAAACTGTTGCAGCACATTCTCCAGGCGGCGTTTGCCGATATAACAGAAAGGGCATAGAAAATCAGACCATATCTCAATGTTCATTTTATTAAAACCTCCATCATCCTTTTAGTTGAAACTAATATGGTTACAATTATAAAGCCACTTTCTATAATTCGCAAGTTTAGGCTTCGCCCCATTGAAAAAAAGTGTTGAGACTTGCAACGGAAAGGTTGCGGCCTCAACACTTTAATTTTATACCATGCGACTTAAGGATAGGAATCCTGTGGATCTCCGTCGCTCTTAAGCGGGGAGACAACTTACTTATCCTTGTATGCCTTGGACCAATGGTGAGGTTGGATCTCATCCAGTCTTTTGAAAACCAACTGACCAGCAGGGTCGTATACGGCAGCCTTCACTTCTTCACCCCAATAAAACAAGCGTTCCTGGCATACGCCGCAGGGTGTAAGGACCTTGAATTCCGAATGCTCGTCATCACGAGCGATACAGAGGGAGTGGGTGACGCGTTCATTCAATTTGTGGGCTTCCAGATAAGCTCCTGTTTCCATACATAGATGCGTGGCATCGTTGATGACCTCTGGAGCTACGCTAATCAACAGGGAACCAGCTTCGGTATAGACGGCACCGGCACCGCCCCATCCCTGAGGATAACGTTGCTGCACAAAGTTTGCGGCTGCATCGAACAATTGTTGTTCAATATTAAATGATCCTGTGTGTGATGTCATGTAATGAGAGTGCCCCTTTTTAAATCCAATTCAATTCAATATTTCGCGTATTTTTTAGCTTGTCATTACGATTTTGCTCATTGTGATGTTGCTCCTGAACTGTCTTCCTCTCGAAAGCGCTGAATCAAATCATAGGTAATTACGGTGTCCGAGACGTGCAATCGCTTGGTTGCTTCATCATGAGCGGGCCGGCATGCATTGATATCCGTTTTGTCACGTGTGGACAGGTCATAACAAGCACCGCTCTCATAGATATAGTCATCCGATGGAATATAGAATACAGAACCATCCGAGAATGCGCCATTACGCAGCACAACCGTACGGGAAGACCCGTCA from Paenibacillus sp. FSL R5-0341 harbors:
- a CDS encoding cytidine deaminase; its protein translation is MTSHTGSFNIEQQLFDAAANFVQQRYPQGWGGAGAVYTEAGSLLISVAPEVINDATHLCMETGAYLEAHKLNERVTHSLCIARDDEHSEFKVLTPCGVCQERLFYWGEEVKAAVYDPAGQLVFKRLDEIQPHHWSKAYKDK